One Fusobacterium perfoetens ATCC 29250 genomic window, TAGTTTTATGGACATTAAGAGAACCAGTAATTGATGGTGGAAGATTAAGATTAAATTCATTAACAGGAGCATATTCTGCTGGAAATCTATTCCATCATACTGGAAGAGAAAAATTTGAATATATTTTTGGTGCTCCAACTGAAGAGTCAACAAAAATAAAAATGACAGCATGTATAAAAGCTGCTGAAATAAAGAAAGATTTAAGAAGCTTAAATATGGCAAGTATAGGGCATACTCCTCAAGGATTTGGTTTTGGTAGAGGATTAGATGCAGAATTATTAAAGAATTTTGGAATAAATTTAATTTCTATAGAAGCTAGAGAATTAATAAATAAAGCAAAAGCTTATAAAGAAGAAGAATATACAGATTTATTAGAAGAAGCTAACAAAAAAATGGTTGGATTATGTAATACTCCAAGTGAAAATGTAGATAAATTTGTAAGAGTTTATAAAGCTTATAAAGATTTTGTTGAACAAAATAATATTAAAGCTATCGCTTCAAGATGTTGGCCAGATTACTTTGTAGAGTATGGAACACCTGTTTGTGGAGCTTTAGCAATGCTTAATGAAAATCTAGTAGCAGCTTCATGTGAAGCAGATTTAATGGGAGCTTTATCAATGTATATAGGAATGAAGCTTACAGGAAGTCATGCTTTCTTTGGAGACCCAGTATCATTAGATGAAAATAAAAATACAGTTACTTATTGGCATTGCGGAACAGCAGCATGTTCTTTAGCAAGAGAAGATAAAGGAGCTGAAGTAGGTGTACATCCTAATAGAAAAATCGGTCCAACAATGGAATTTGGATGTAAAGCAGCTGAACATGTAACAGTATTCAGAATAGGAAGAAAACCTAATGGAGAATACAGATTCTTTATAGCTAAAGGAGAAGCTTTAGATGAACCTAAACAATTCTTAGGAACATCAGTAGTTGTAAAAACAGAAAATAATTCTTTAGAAGTAATAGAAAATAGTGTAAAAGATGGTTGGGAACCTCATTTCGCAGTTGTTTATGGAGATATAGCTAAAGAATTAGAAATATTAGCAAACTTATTAAATATGGAAGTTTGTAAATACTAAAAAAGAAAAAAATAGAAGGAGATATCATTATGTTAAATAAATTAAAAGAATTAAATGAATTTCCTATCTACTCTTGTAATGATAAAGAATTTAAAGAATTTGGACAAGTTATTACAGGATATAACTTTGAGGAATTAGTAGAGTATGCTGAAAAGCATACTCCTATTCCTGAAGTAGGAAATATATATATAGCTTCAGATTCTGAAATGGAAAAATTATCAGTTTTTGAAGAAGTTAAAACTAATTTATATGGAGATATGGACATACAATTTGGATATTGTAATGGAAATAATTCTTTATTAAATGGTTTAGAATATCATAAAGGAAGCGAAGTTAATATTGCTATAACAGATTTAGTATTATTATTAGCTCATGTAAAAGACATAGAAAACGGAAAAA contains:
- a CDS encoding fucose isomerase; this translates as MKNFKVIFVPIGVPTFHLESANDQFNKSVEMIKSITDCGIYPEAPLLSIDDLKAFIKGENPDLVILQNTTFANSAYASEVVREYDCPIVLWTLREPVIDGGRLRLNSLTGAYSAGNLFHHTGREKFEYIFGAPTEESTKIKMTACIKAAEIKKDLRSLNMASIGHTPQGFGFGRGLDAELLKNFGINLISIEARELINKAKAYKEEEYTDLLEEANKKMVGLCNTPSENVDKFVRVYKAYKDFVEQNNIKAIASRCWPDYFVEYGTPVCGALAMLNENLVAASCEADLMGALSMYIGMKLTGSHAFFGDPVSLDENKNTVTYWHCGTAACSLAREDKGAEVGVHPNRKIGPTMEFGCKAAEHVTVFRIGRKPNGEYRFFIAKGEALDEPKQFLGTSVVVKTENNSLEVIENSVKDGWEPHFAVVYGDIAKELEILANLLNMEVCKY
- a CDS encoding DUF4867 family protein — translated: MLNKLKELNEFPIYSCNDKEFKEFGQVITGYNFEELVEYAEKHTPIPEVGNIYIASDSEMEKLSVFEEVKTNLYGDMDIQFGYCNGNNSLLNGLEYHKGSEVNIAITDLVLLLAHVKDIENGKIESSKVKGFFIPKGTVIEVYQTTMHFSPCKVSDDGFKCIVILPRDTNTDIDLSKKIIIFEEDKYLFKRNKWLLVHNDKQDFISRGAYEGIVGANLKVKY